In a genomic window of Streptococcus oralis subsp. tigurinus:
- the obgE gene encoding GTPase ObgE, giving the protein MSMFLDTAKIKVKAGNGGDGMVAFRREKYVPNGGPWGGDGGRGGNVVFVVDEGLRTLMDFRYNRHFKADSGEKGMTKGMHGRGAEDLRVRVPQGTTVRDAETGKVITDLIAHGQEFIVAHGGRGGRGNIRFATPKNPAPEISENGEPGQERELQLELKILADVGLVGFPSVGKSTLLSVITSAKPKIGAYHFTTIVPNLGMVRTQSGESFAVADLPGLIEGASQGVGLGTQFLRHIERTRVILHVIDMSASEGRDPYEDYLAINKELESYNLRLMERPQIIVANKMDMPESQENLKTFKEKLAANYDEFEELPAIFPISGLTKQGLSTLLDATAELLDKTPEFPIYDESDMEEEAYYGFHEEEKAFEISRDDDATWVLSGEKLMKLFNMTNFDRDESVMKFARQLRGMGVDEALRARGAKDGDLVRIGKFEFEFVD; this is encoded by the coding sequence ATGAGTATGTTTTTAGATACAGCCAAGATCAAGGTCAAGGCTGGTAATGGTGGCGATGGCATGGTTGCCTTTCGTCGTGAAAAATATGTCCCTAATGGCGGTCCGTGGGGTGGTGATGGTGGACGTGGAGGTAACGTTGTTTTCGTGGTAGACGAAGGCTTACGTACCTTGATGGATTTCCGCTATAACCGTCATTTTAAGGCTGATTCCGGTGAAAAAGGGATGACCAAAGGAATGCATGGACGTGGTGCAGAAGACCTTCGTGTTCGTGTGCCACAGGGAACTACTGTACGTGACGCAGAAACAGGTAAAGTCATTACAGACTTGATTGCACATGGTCAAGAATTTATCGTGGCTCATGGCGGTCGAGGTGGTCGTGGGAATATCCGTTTTGCAACACCAAAAAATCCTGCGCCTGAAATCTCTGAGAATGGAGAGCCAGGTCAAGAACGTGAGTTGCAACTGGAATTGAAAATCTTAGCAGATGTTGGTCTAGTCGGTTTCCCATCTGTCGGCAAGTCAACTTTGCTCAGTGTCATTACTTCAGCTAAACCCAAAATCGGTGCTTACCACTTTACGACGATTGTCCCTAATTTGGGTATGGTTCGTACACAGTCAGGTGAATCTTTTGCAGTAGCTGACCTTCCAGGTTTGATTGAAGGGGCTAGTCAAGGTGTTGGTCTTGGAACCCAGTTTCTCCGTCATATCGAACGTACACGAGTTATCCTCCATGTCATCGATATGTCAGCTAGCGAAGGACGTGATCCTTACGAGGATTACCTTGCTATCAATAAAGAATTGGAATCCTACAACCTTCGTCTCATGGAACGTCCGCAGATCATCGTAGCCAATAAGATGGATATGCCTGAAAGTCAGGAAAATCTTAAAACTTTCAAGGAAAAGTTAGCAGCAAACTACGACGAGTTTGAGGAACTTCCAGCCATCTTCCCTATTTCTGGATTGACCAAGCAAGGTTTGTCAACTCTTTTGGATGCGACAGCTGAATTGTTAGACAAGACTCCAGAATTTCCAATCTATGATGAGTCTGATATGGAAGAAGAGGCGTACTACGGTTTTCACGAGGAAGAAAAAGCCTTTGAGATTAGTCGTGATGATGATGCGACATGGGTACTTTCTGGTGAAAAACTCATGAAACTCTTTAACATGACCAACTTTGACCGTGACGAATCAGTTATGAAATTTGCCCGCCAGCTTCGTGGTATGGGGGTTGATGAAGCCCTTCGTGCGCGTGGAGCCAAAGATGGTGATTTGGTTCGCATCGGTAAATTTGAGTTTGAATTTGTAGACTAG
- a CDS encoding DUF4044 domain-containing protein, whose amino-acid sequence MAFGDNGKRKKTLFEKVTLVVVLIMLFVTLAGIFATALGAFSRF is encoded by the coding sequence ATGGCTTTTGGAGATAATGGAAAACGTAAAAAAACATTGTTTGAGAAAGTGACACTTGTTGTCGTGCTCATCATGTTGTTTGTAACCCTTGCTGGTATCTTTGCAACTGCGCTTGGAGCTTTTAGCAGATTCTAA
- a CDS encoding arginine repressor: MNKSEHRHQLIRALVSKNKIHTQAELQALLAENDIQVTQATLSRDIKTMNLSKVREEDHSYYVLNTGSISKWEKRLENYMEDALVMLRPVQHQVILKTLPGLAQSFGSVIDSLDFPDVIATLCGDDVCMIICEDATKAQACFESLKKYAPPFFFGE; this comes from the coding sequence ATGAACAAATCTGAACACAGACACCAACTTATTCGTGCCCTCGTTTCAAAAAATAAAATCCATACCCAAGCGGAATTGCAAGCCTTGTTAGCCGAAAACGATATCCAAGTTACACAGGCTACCTTATCACGCGATATCAAAACCATGAACCTTTCAAAAGTACGAGAAGAAGATCATTCTTACTACGTGTTAAATACAGGCTCTATCTCCAAGTGGGAAAAACGTCTTGAAAATTATATGGAAGATGCTCTTGTTATGTTGCGTCCTGTCCAACACCAAGTTATTTTGAAAACCTTACCCGGTTTAGCTCAATCATTTGGATCTGTAATTGATTCCTTGGACTTTCCAGATGTCATTGCAACGCTTTGTGGAGATGATGTCTGCATGATTATCTGTGAGGATGCTACAAAAGCGCAAGCTTGTTTTGAAAGTCTTAAAAAATATGCACCACCATTTTTCTTTGGTGAATAA